In Argopecten irradians isolate NY chromosome 11, Ai_NY, whole genome shotgun sequence, one DNA window encodes the following:
- the LOC138334876 gene encoding M-phase inducer phosphatase 1-like isoform X2: MPLPMMRLSPIDFNCDMDKENEKQTLTFGDPESDHSSESFDTSTVDQEVNRLIRPKFFSDENSSQDSGVDLERDGRDFSGANIRPIEESDSPLKFNRLLSHDDEDVDDGFLDCMDSEIAQINENGPSVSGTMASLFSAPVVNEDHLASKSELEEDDTPLIKRSNRRYLNRSQSYDVRNRLNSNKRDPPADDSTPTQSKRRRSILSSSSPELADEASKTPPKPKLFRCQSETEAVIKSALNRIANEPDLIGDCSKPYCLPTIPGKHQDLKGISPETMVDVLNNKYDNDLEKYIVVDCRYPYEFDGGHIKDAKNIYTKEGILEEFIKRPITADSSNKRVVLIFHCEFSSERGPSLLRFLRKMDRDVNKECYPALHYPELYLLEGGYKVFYQDCKDHCEPRSYKPMLHKDHTNDYRHFRAKSKSWAGEKAGRTGFRPLKF, encoded by the exons ATGCCG CTACCCATGATGAGACTCAGTCCGATTGACTTCAACTGTGACATGGACAAGGAGAACGAGAAACAGACTTTGACCTTTGGTGACCCAGAGTCTGACCACAGCTCCGAGAGTTTTGATACGTCGACGGTGGACCAAGAGGTGAACAGACTGATCAGACCCAAGTTCTTCTCCGACGAGAACAGTTCCCAGGACAGCGGCGTAGACTTGGAGAGAGATGGAAGG GATTTCTCTGGTGCAAACATTCGACCTATAGAGGAATCTGATAGTCCCCTCAAGTTTAACCGCCTCCTTAGCCACGATGATGAGGATGTTGACGATGGCTTCCTAGACTGTATGGACAGTGAGATCGCTCAG ATCAACGAGAATGGTCCTAGTGTGTCTGGTACGATGGCCTCATTATTTAGTGCTCCTGTTGTTAATGAAGACCACCTTGCCAGTAAGTCAGAGCTGGAGGAAGACGACACACCCTTG ATCAAGCGGTCTAATAGACGATATTTGAACAGATCACAGTCCTATGATGTTCGGAATCGACTCAACTCCAACAAGCGAGATCCGCCAGCAGATGATTCAACTCCGACTCAGAGTAAACGACGCCGATCTATCCTCTCATCTAGCTCTCCTGAGTTAGCAGATGAGGCCAGCAAG ACACCCCCCAAGCCAAAGCTGTTCCGATGCCAGTCTGAGACAGAGGCGGTGATCAAGTCAGCTCTAAACAGGATCGCTAATGAACCAGATCTCATCGGTGACTGTTCTAAG CCTTACTGTTTGCCTACAATTCCTGGAAAGCACCAAGATCTCAAGGGAATCTCTCCTGAGACG ATGGTAGATGTGCTGAACAACAAGTATGATAATGATCTAGAAAAGTACATTGTGGTCGACTGTCGGTACCCGTACGAATTCGATGGAGGTCACATCAAG GATGCCAAAAACATCTACACTAAAGAGGGCATCTTGGAAGAATTTATAAAAAGACCTATCACAGCAGACTCCTCCAACAAGCGTGTTGTACTCATTTTCCACTGCGAGTTTTCTTCTGAGAGAGGACCGTCATT GTTACGTTTCCTGAGGAAGATGGACCGTGATGTTAATAAAGAGTGCTACCCCGCCCTTCACTACCCAGAACTCTACCTCCTCGAGGGTGGATACAAAGTGTTTTACCAGGACTGCAAG GACCACTGTGAGCCCCGAAGCTACAAACCCATGTTACACAAAGACCACACCAATGACTACAGACATTTCCGCGCCAAGTCCAAGTCCTGGGCTGGAGAGAAGGCTGGTAGGACAGGTTTCAGACCTCTCAAGTTCTGA
- the LOC138334876 gene encoding M-phase inducer phosphatase 1-like isoform X1 — translation MPLPMMRLSPIDFNCDMDKENEKQTLTFGDPESDHSSESFDTSTVDQEVNRLIRPKFFSDENSSQDSGVDLERDGRDEFQFAAPIGVPPRNKMKIINEDTCSPLKYSPVKYLTDSNSNSPSRPRSKSVPVTGLDFSGANIRPIEESDSPLKFNRLLSHDDEDVDDGFLDCMDSEIAQINENGPSVSGTMASLFSAPVVNEDHLASKSELEEDDTPLIKRSNRRYLNRSQSYDVRNRLNSNKRDPPADDSTPTQSKRRRSILSSSSPELADEASKTPPKPKLFRCQSETEAVIKSALNRIANEPDLIGDCSKPYCLPTIPGKHQDLKGISPETMVDVLNNKYDNDLEKYIVVDCRYPYEFDGGHIKDAKNIYTKEGILEEFIKRPITADSSNKRVVLIFHCEFSSERGPSLLRFLRKMDRDVNKECYPALHYPELYLLEGGYKVFYQDCKDHCEPRSYKPMLHKDHTNDYRHFRAKSKSWAGEKAGRTGFRPLKF, via the exons ATGCCG CTACCCATGATGAGACTCAGTCCGATTGACTTCAACTGTGACATGGACAAGGAGAACGAGAAACAGACTTTGACCTTTGGTGACCCAGAGTCTGACCACAGCTCCGAGAGTTTTGATACGTCGACGGTGGACCAAGAGGTGAACAGACTGATCAGACCCAAGTTCTTCTCCGACGAGAACAGTTCCCAGGACAGCGGCGTAGACTTGGAGAGAGATGGAAGG GACGAGTTCCAGTTTGCTGCCCCCATCGGCGTCCCCCCACGTAACAAGATGAAGATTATCAATGAAGACACTTGTTCGCCCCTCAAATACTCGCCTGTAAAGTACCTGACGGACAGTAACAGCAACTCACCATCACGACCACGCTCTAAGTCCGTCCCTGTAACCGGCCTG GATTTCTCTGGTGCAAACATTCGACCTATAGAGGAATCTGATAGTCCCCTCAAGTTTAACCGCCTCCTTAGCCACGATGATGAGGATGTTGACGATGGCTTCCTAGACTGTATGGACAGTGAGATCGCTCAG ATCAACGAGAATGGTCCTAGTGTGTCTGGTACGATGGCCTCATTATTTAGTGCTCCTGTTGTTAATGAAGACCACCTTGCCAGTAAGTCAGAGCTGGAGGAAGACGACACACCCTTG ATCAAGCGGTCTAATAGACGATATTTGAACAGATCACAGTCCTATGATGTTCGGAATCGACTCAACTCCAACAAGCGAGATCCGCCAGCAGATGATTCAACTCCGACTCAGAGTAAACGACGCCGATCTATCCTCTCATCTAGCTCTCCTGAGTTAGCAGATGAGGCCAGCAAG ACACCCCCCAAGCCAAAGCTGTTCCGATGCCAGTCTGAGACAGAGGCGGTGATCAAGTCAGCTCTAAACAGGATCGCTAATGAACCAGATCTCATCGGTGACTGTTCTAAG CCTTACTGTTTGCCTACAATTCCTGGAAAGCACCAAGATCTCAAGGGAATCTCTCCTGAGACG ATGGTAGATGTGCTGAACAACAAGTATGATAATGATCTAGAAAAGTACATTGTGGTCGACTGTCGGTACCCGTACGAATTCGATGGAGGTCACATCAAG GATGCCAAAAACATCTACACTAAAGAGGGCATCTTGGAAGAATTTATAAAAAGACCTATCACAGCAGACTCCTCCAACAAGCGTGTTGTACTCATTTTCCACTGCGAGTTTTCTTCTGAGAGAGGACCGTCATT GTTACGTTTCCTGAGGAAGATGGACCGTGATGTTAATAAAGAGTGCTACCCCGCCCTTCACTACCCAGAACTCTACCTCCTCGAGGGTGGATACAAAGTGTTTTACCAGGACTGCAAG GACCACTGTGAGCCCCGAAGCTACAAACCCATGTTACACAAAGACCACACCAATGACTACAGACATTTCCGCGCCAAGTCCAAGTCCTGGGCTGGAGAGAAGGCTGGTAGGACAGGTTTCAGACCTCTCAAGTTCTGA